From the Salipiger sp. CCB-MM3 genome, the window AAGGGCCGAAAAGGTCCGGTCAAGACAAGTCCAACACAGGGAGTTAGGACATGACGACGAAGAAACTCAGCCGCCGCGGCCTTCTGAAAGGCGCTGCCGCTGCCGGTGCGGCAACCGCCTTCCCGGCGCCGATGATCTGGGCCCAGAACATCAAGGACGTCACCCTGCGCCAGTTCGGCACCGGCGTGTCGAACCTCAACGAGGTGGCGCAGAAGGTGAAGGAAGACCTCGGCTTCACGCTCGAGATGACCGCGCTCGACTCCGACGCCGTCACCCAGCGCGCCGCCACCCAGCCGGGCAGCTTCGACATCGCCGACATCGAATACTGGATCTGTAAGAAGGTCTGGCCGACCGGCAACCTGCAGGCGATGGATGTCAGCAAGATCAAGAACTACGACAAGATCGTCGGCATCTTCAAAGACGGCAAGCTGACGCCCGAGTCGACCATCGCGCAGGGCACCGCGCCGCACACCGTGGGCTTCACCGACGGTCCCGATGGCACCACCTTCGCCGACCAGCAGACCAACTGGATGACCCTCATCCCGACGATCTACAACGCCGACACGCTGGGCATCCGCCCCGACCTGATCGGCCGTCCGATCGACACCTGGGCCGAGCTGCTGAACCCCGAGTTCAAGGGCAAGGCGTCGATCCTCGACATCTCGTCGATCGGCATCATGGACGCGGCCATGGTCTGCGAAGCGATGGGCGAGATCGCCTATGGCGACAAGGGCAACATGACCCGCGAAGAGATCGACAAGACCATGGCGATCTTCACCGAAGCCAAGCGCGCCGGTCAGTTCCGCGCCTTCTGGAAGACCTTCGACGAGAGCGTCAACCTGATGGCCTCGGGCGAGGTGGTGATCCAGTCCATGTGGTCGCCCGCCATCACCGCGGTGAAATCGCGCGGCATCGACTGCGTCTACCAGCCGCTGAAGGAAGGCTACCGTTCGTGGGGCGGCGGCATCGGCCTGTCGAAGAACCTCTCGGGCCTCGAGCTGGATGCGGCCTATGAGTACATCAACTGGTACCTCGACGGCTGGGTCGGCGGCTTCCTGATGCGTCAGGGCTATTACTCGGCGGTTCCGGAAACCTCCAAGAACTTCATGTCCGAAAACGAGTGGGGCTATTGGTTCGAGGGCAAGGAAGCCACCGACACCATCACCAACCCGTTCGGCGACGCCATGGCGCAGGCCGGTGAAGTCCGCGACGGCGGCTCGTTCGAAGAGCGCATGGGCTCGGTGGCCTGCTGGAACGCCGTCATGGACGAGAACCAGTACATGGTCCGCAAGTGGAACGAGTTCATCGCAGCCTGATCCTCTCGGGTCTGACCTTATCACCTTGGTCCTGACCGAGATCGCCGCGCCCCGGATGTGCCCGGGGCGCGGCACCCTGATGCGGTGCGCCGCACCACACAAAGACCGGAGGCCGCATGCGCGCTGGCGAAAACAACCGACATCTGACCGGCTGGCTGCTGGCCTCGCCCCTGACCCTCGTGCTGATCTTCTTCCTCGTGCTGCCCATCGCGATGATCGTCGTGGTGAGCTTCTGGAAAGCGACGGAGTTTTCGATCATCCCGGCGTTCAGCTGGGAAAACTACGATTTCCTTTTTGGCTCGCCGGTGACCTACCGGGTGTTCGGCAACACGATCAAATACGCGCTGATTGTCTGGGCCTGCACCTTGTTGATCGGCTTCACGGTGGCCTATTTCCTCGCCTTTCATGTGCGCACGCAGACGTGGCAGATCGCGCTCTTTTTGCTCTGCACCATCCCGTTCTGGACCTCGAACATCATTCGGATGATCTCGTGGATCCCCTTTCTGGGACGCAACGGGCTGGCCAACTCGGCGCTGATCTCGGCGGGCATCACCGACGAGCCGCTGGAATGGCTGCTCTATTCGGACTTCTCGGTGATCCTCGCCTTTGTGCACCTCTATACGTTGTTCATGGTGGTGCCGATCTTCAACACCATGATGCGCATCGACAAATCGCTGATCGAAGCGGCCTATGACGGCGGCGCCTCGGGCTTCCAGACGCTAACCAACGTGATCATCCCGCTGTGCAAGCCGGGCATCATGATCGGCACGATCTTCGTTGTCACATTGGTGATGGGCGACTTCGTTACGGTGCGCTTCATGTCAGGCTCGCAATCGGCCAACGTCGGCCGCCTCATCCAGAACGACATCGCGCTGCTGCAATATCCCTCGGCCTCGGCCACGGCGGTGGTGCTGCTGATCACCGTGCTGATGGTCATCGGCATCCTTCTGCGCTTCGTCGACATCCGCAAGGAGCTCTGATCCATGGAATCCCGTCCCCGCTCCTTCTACGTGCTCGGCGCCTTCTTCGTGCTGTTCCTGCTGTTCCTCTACGGGCCGACCTTCACCATCGCGATCCTGAGCTTTCAGGGGCCGCAAGGCGGCCTCACCTTCCCGATGCGCGGCGTCTCGCTGCACTGGTTCTTCGATCTCTTCGAGCAGCAAGCGGTGGGCGACATCTGGGGCAGTTTCCGCCGCAGCTTCGCGCTTGGCCTGCTGGTGATGGTCACGACGGTGGTGGTCTCGGTGGCTGGCGGGCTGGCGTTCCGCAAGCGTTTTGCGGGCAACGCGGTGCTGTTCTATCTGGTGATCACCTCGCTGGTGATCCCGTCGATCCTCGTGTCGCTGGGCGTCGGGTTGATCTTCAGCCAGCTTGGCCTGCCGATCCACTGGGCCAGCTCGGGCTTCGGCTCGCAGCTGACATGGACGTTGCCCTTCGGCCTGCTGATCATGTTCGCCGTGTTCAACCGCTTCGACAAATCCTTCGAAGAGGCGGCCCGCGATCAGGGCGCGACCAACTGGCAGACCCTGCAGCATGTGGTGCTTCCGATCATCGCCCCCTCGCTGATCGGCGTCGCGCTGTTTGGCTTTACCCTCAGCTATGATGAGTTCGCGCGGACGCTGCTGACCGCGGGCAGCTACAACACGCTGCCGCTCGAGATTTACGGCATGACCACCAATGTCACCACGCCGGTGATCTTTGCCTTGGGCACGCTGACCACCGCCTTTTCGCTGGTGATCATCGGGGTGTTCCTGCTGACCGTCTGGTCGATGAACAAGCGCCGCGCCAAGCAGGGGTCCGACGCCGGCAAGGGAATGGTCTGATGGCCTATGTGATCATCAACCCCAACAGCACCGCCGCGATGACCGAAGGCATGCTGGAGGTCGCCCGCGCCGCCGTGCCGGGGGTGACGCTGGAGGGTTGGACCAATGCAGGCGGCCCGCCCGCCATTCAGGGGCATGAGGACGGTCTGAAAGCCGCGCCGTCGCTGCTGGAGCTGGTCGACAAGGCCAATGCCGAGGGGTTCGAGGGCATCATCATCGCCTGTTTCGACGACACCGCGCTGGAGGACGCGCAGGCGCGCTCGAAGGTGCCGGTGATCGGGATCGGTCAGGCGGCCTACCATATCGCCGCGCTGCGCGGCTGGAGCTTTTCCGTGGTCACCACGCTGCCGATCTCGGTGCCGATCATCGAAGGCAACATAATCGGCTACGGGTTCGAGCATCTCATGGGCAAGGTCCGCGCCTCCGACGTCCCGGTGCTGGCGCTCGAAGAAGATCCGGACAGGGCCACCGAGGCGGTGGCGGTGGAGACCGCCCGCGCGATGGCCGGGGATGGCGTGGATTGCGTGATCCTCGGCTGCGCGGGCATGGCCAAGCTGACGGCGCATCTGCGGGGTCGCTTCGACAAGCCGATCCTCGACGGGGTGGAATGCGCGGCGCGGCTGATCACGGCGCTCTGACAGCCCCAGAAATGTCGACGTTCCGGAAGTGGGCTCATTCGCCCGGCTACCGTCGCAAGGCAGGGCTCAAGCGAGGGCTGTCGCCGTCGCTTCCAGTGCCACCCCGGGTTTCGCCATCTTCGGCCAGCTCGCGATGATCGCCGCGCAGCCCTTCACCTTGTGCTGCACGAGCAGCGCCGGAAGGTCCACGAGTCGCCCGGTGATCATCCGCTCGCCGGGTTTGGACACTTCGACCGCGATGGTCAGCGGCGCATCCTCGGGCATCCCGGTCTCGAGCAGCGAGGTGGTGATCCGCGCCGACTGGCCGACCGCCATGTAAAGCGCCAGCGTGACGCCGGGCTTGGCGTGACGCGCGCAGTCGGGCATGGGGTCGCCCTCGCGCGCATGGCCGGTGGCCAGCACCAGCGCGTCGGTCTCGCCGCGCGTCGTCAGCGGCATGCCCGCATGGGCGGCGGCGGCCATGGCGGCGGTGACGCCGGGCACGATCTCGACCTCGATGCCATGCATCCTCGCCGCTTCCAGTTCTTCAGCGGCGCGCCCGAAGATGCCCGGATCGCCGGATTTCAGCCGCACCACCTTTTGCCCGCGCAGGGCGGCGGCGACGATCACCGCGTTGATCTGCTCCTGCGGCCATGAATGCGCGCCGACCTCCTTGCCGACAAAGACCAGTTCCGTCCTCGGTCCGGCCATGGCGAGCACCTCGGGATCGACCAGCCGGTCATAAAAGATCACATCCGCAGTGCGCAGCCGCGCGGCGGCGCGCAGGGTCAGCAGGTCCGCCGCACCCGGCCCGGCACCGACCAGCGCGATGGAACCCTTGGCCGGCATCTCGTGCGGCGCGGCGATGGGAAAGCTCGGAAGAACGCTCATCTCGGGATCCTCATTCTGCGGCTTCAGGAGAGACTTCGGGCGCGGGGGATTTGGCGCGGGCCAGAAGCGCGGCTAATTCGGGGCGGCAGGATCCGCAGTTGGTGCCGGCCTGCAGCGCCGCGCCGATGGCGTCGACGTTCATCAGGCCCTGCGTTTCGATGGCGCTGAGGATGGTGTTCACCCCGACGTTGAAACAGGCGCAGACCACCGGGCCCGGATCGGGCTGATCCGCGGGCGCGCGGCCGGTGAGCACATGCGGCGCCTCTTCTCCAGGCAGCGACGCCACATGGCTGCGCATCACCACCACCGGCTCGGGCGAGACGAAGAGCGCGGCCAGCAGCCGGCCCTCGGAATGGAAGGCGATGCGGACGCTGCCGCGGCGCGGATCGTGAACCACCTGCGCCTCGGCACTGGGCAGATCGAACATGCGGCGCGCCTCGGCTTCCCAATCGGCGGGGGCGGTGCTGCCCGCCATTTCCACCTGCCAGCCGCTGTGGGTGCGCGCGAGCGCCCAGTAATCGCTATCGGGCGCCATCTCGGTGCAGGAGACGGCAAAGCCGTACCAGCCCGCCTCGAAGGGGGCGAGCGCGACCACAGCGCCCTTGCTCTCGGGCTGGCCCGAGACAGGGTCGGTGACGGGGGGCACCAGCGCATCCACCCGTGCTGCGGGCGCGGTCTCGCCGGTCCAATGCATGGGGGCGAAAACTTCGCCCTTCTGCACCTTGTCGGTGACCAAGGCCCGCAGCACTGCGGTTCCGTGAGTGGAGGTGACACGAACGAGGCTTGCGGGCGAAATGGCCAGATCTGCCGCGTCCGAGGGGTGGATTTCGAGGAAGGGCTCGGCCAGATGCGCAGACAGGCGCGGCGAGCGGCCGGTGCGGGTCATCGTGTGCCACTGGTCGCGAATGCGCCCGGTGTTGAAGCGGAAGGGGAAGCGCGGCGCGGTCTTATTGGCGAAGTCCTTCCACTTCACCGGCACCATGCGGGCGCGGCCACTTTCGGTGTAGAAAGCGCCGCTTCCGAAGAACCGCCCGCCCTTGCGCGCCCCGGCGAAAGGCCAGCGGAATGGCGCCAGCGCGTGATACTCGCCATCGGTGAGACCGGCGTGGCCGGAGATGTCAAAATCCTTGCCAAAGCCGCCCGCGATCCCCGAAAGCGCGGCGTATTCGCGAAAGATCTCGGCGGGGGAGGCGTAGTCGAACCCCTGCGGCCAGCCCATGCGCTTTCCCACTTCCGAGAGGATTTCCCAGTCAGGCTTGGCCTCACCGGGCGCGGGCAGGGCCGCGCGCTGGCGCGAGATGGTGCGGTCGGAATTGGTGACGGTGCCTTCCTTCTCGCCCCATGCGGCGGCGGGCAGCAGCACATGCGCAAGCCGCGCAGTGTCAGTGGCGGCGGTGATGTCGCTGACCACCACGAAGGGGCAGTCCTTGATGGCATCGCGCACGCGGTCGGCGTCGGGCATGGTCACGGCGGGGTTGGTGTGGATCACCCAGAGCGCCTTGATCTTGCCCTCGCTCACGGCCTGGAAGAGGTCCACCGCCTTCAGACCGGGCTTGTCGGGGATCGTTGGAGAGGACCAGAACTCGCGCACTGCCGAGCGGTGGGAAACATTCTCAATATCGAGATGGCAGGCCAGCATATTGGCCAGACCGCCCACCTCGCGCCCGCCCATGGCGTTGGGCTGCCCGGTGACCGAAAGCGGCCCCATGCCCGGCTTGCCGATACGGCCGGTGGCCAGGTGGCAGTTGAGGATCGAATTGACCTTGTCGGTGCCCGAGGAGGATTGGTTCACGCCCTGGCTGAAGACGGTGACGACTTTTTCGGTCCGCACAAACAGATCGTAGAACTCGCGCAGCGTCGCGGCGTCGAGGCCGGTGCGCGCGGGATCATCGTCCGAGGCGCTCTCGAGCGTGGCATCGAAGCCCTCGACATGCGCCATGAAGGCCTCATCCGCCGCCCCTTGCACGGCGATCTCGGTCAGCAGCCCGTTGAACAGCGCCACATCGGTGCCGGCCTTCAGCGGCAGGTGCAGATCGGCGATGTCGCAGGTGGCAGTGCGGCGCGGATCGACAACCACGACCTTCAGGGTCGGGCGGGCCTTCTTGGCGGCAACGACGCGCTGATACAGAACCGGGTGGCACCATGCGAGGTTGCTGCCCACCAGAACCACCAGATCGGCCTCTTCGAGATCCTCATAGGTGCCGGGCACGGTGTCGGTGCCGAAGGCGCGCTTGTGCCCCGCCACGGTCGAGGCCATGCAGAGCCGCGAGTTGGTGTCGATATTGGCCGAGCCGATGTAGCCTTTCATCAGCTTATTGGCGACATAGTAATCCTCGGTCAGCAGCTGCCCCGAGACGTAGAAGGCCACGCTGTCCGGCCCGTGCTCGGCAATGGTTTCGCGAAAACGCAGGGCAACGAGATCGAGCGCGGCGTCCCAACCCGTCTCGATCCCGTTGACACGAGGCGAGAGCAATCTCCCCTCGAGGCCCAGCGTCTCGCCCAGCTGCGAGCCCTTGGAGCAGAGGCGCCCCTTGTTTGCAGGGTGCGCGGGGTCGCCGCGCACATCGAGCCCGCCCGCCCCGTCAGGGCGCAGCAACACGCCGCAGCCAACGCCGCAATAGGCGCAGGTCGAGCGAAGCTCAGGCAGGCCCGTTCCGTCCATCACGCGGCACTCCTCTTTCCGACGGCGACGCCATCGAGCAGGATGCGCTCGCCTTCGAGGCGCACCGGATAGGTGGCGATGCGGCCCTCGTCGGCGCCCTGCGCCTCGCCGGTGTTCAGATCGAACACCCAGTTGTGCAGCGGGCAGGTGACCTTCTGGCCGTGCACGATGCCCTCGGACAGCGGCCCGGCCTTATGCGGGCAGCTGTTGGAGGCAGCAAAGACCTCGGCCTCGGCGGTGCGGAAGATCGCCACGCAGCCCACGGGAGTTTTCACCAGCCGCGCCCCGCGCAGGGGAACGTCGTCGATATGTCCGATGTCGATCCAGCTCATTCCGCAGCCTCCAGTGTGAGATCGGCGAGCGGGTGGAAGCGGCGTGCCACCTCCGGCTTGGCCCGCTCGGCCCATGGGTCCTTTTGGTAAACCGACTGGGAGAGGTCGAAGCGCTCGACCAGCGCCTGCCGCTCGGCGGCGTCAGCGAGGGTCTCTTTCACCCAGTCGAGCCCGACCTTGGCGACCCATTTGTAGGGCCGGTCGAGGTATTTGGCGTGCTCGCGGTAGAGCTGCACGAAGGCGACGGTCCATTCGATCGCCTCTTCCTCGGTGGGCACGTCGACCAGACGCTCGGTCTCTTTCACGTCCATGCCCGCGGCCCCGGCAACGCCGATCTGGAAGCCGCTGTCGACACACACGATGCCCACATCCTTGCAGGTGGCCTCGGCGCAGTTGCGCGGGCAGCCCGAGACGCCGAGCTTGACCTTATGCGGCGTCCACGATCCCCAGAGCCGCCGCTCGAGCGCGATGCCGAGCCCGGTGCTGTCCTGCGTGCCGAAGCGGCACCACTCGCTGCCCACGCAGGTTTTCACCGTGCGCAGACCTTTGGTGTAGGCGTGTCCCGAGACCATGCCGGCCTCGTTCAGATCATGCCAGATGGCGGGCAGGTCTTCCTTTTTCACGCCCAGAAGGTCGATGCGCTGGCCGCCTGTGACTTTCACGGTGGCGCCGTATTTCTCGGCCGCCTGCGCGATCGCCATCAGTTCCTGCGGCGTGGTCATGCCGCCCCACATGCGGGGCATCACCGAATAGGTGCCGTCCTTCTGGATGTTGGCGTGGTTGCGCTCGTTGACGAAGCGGCTTTGCGGGTCGTCCACATAGTCGAGCGGCCAGTCGGCGAGCAGGTAGAAGTTCACCGCCGGGCGGCAGACATGGCAGCCGTTGCGGGTGGTCCAGCCCAGTTCCTGCCAGACCGCTTCCTGGCTTTTCAGCTCCTGCGATTTGATCAGGCGGCGCACATCCTCATGGCTGAGGTCGGTACAGCCGCAGACCGATTGCGCGGCGGGGATGACGAAGTCATCGCCCAGCGTCACGGCAAGGATCTGCTCGACCAGCCCGGTGCAGGTGCCGCAGGAGGCGCTGGCCTTGGTCTTGGCCCGCACCGCGCCGAGGTCTCCGGCACCGGCGGTGATTGCGTCTTCGATCTGTCCCTTGCAGACGCCGTTACAGCCGCAGATCTCCGCGTCACGCGGTAAGGCTGCAACGGCCGCCATAGGGTCCGCAGCGGCCCCCCCTTGGTAGGCCGGTCCGAAGATCAGGGTCTCGCGCATCTCCTCGACGCACTCACCGTCCTTGATGAGGCCGTGGAACCACGCGCCGTCGGCGGTGTCGCCATACATGACGGCGCCGATCAGGCGGTTCCCTTCGAGGATCAGGCGCTTGTAGACACCGCGCGCCGGGTCTCGGAAGACGATGTCCTCGCGGCCCTCGCCCTCGGCAAAATCGCCCGCCGAGAAGAGATCGCAGCCGGTGACCTTGAGCTTGGTGGCGACCTCCTTCTGCACGAAGCGGGCCTCCTCGCCGAGCAGGGTCTTGGCCAGCACCTTGGCCTGATCGTAGAGCGGCGCGACGAGGCCGAAGATCGCTCCGGCGTGCTCGACGCATTCGCCAAGCGCCAGAACATCGGGGTTCGAGGTGACCATGTGATCGTCGACGACGATCCCGCGGTTCACCTCGAGACCCGCTTCCTTGCCGAGCGCGGTGCTGGGCCGGATGCCCACCGCCATGACCAGCAGATCGCAGGGCAGTTCGGTGCCGTCGTCGAGTTGCAGGGCGCGGACATGGCCGTTGTCATCGGCGAGGATCTGTTTGGAGTTGGCTTTGCAGTGGATGCGAATGCCCTTGTCGACCAGCGACTTGCGCAGCAGATAGCCCGCTGCCTCGTCAAGCTGACGCTCCATCAGGTGGCCCATGATGTGCACCACGTCGACCTCGGTGCCGCGTGCAGCCATGCCGGCGGCGGCTTCCAGCCCCAGAAGACCGCCGCCGATGACCACCGCGCGCTTGCCTGCGCCGAGGGCCATCATCGCCTCCGTGTCCTCGAGATCGCGGTAGGGGATCACCCCTTCCAGATCGTGACCCGGAAGCGGGATGATGAACGGGTTCGAGCCGGTGGCGATGACCAGCTTGTCGTAGGGCAGGGCCCCCTTTTCGCCGGTCACGACCTTCTTCTCGGTGTCGATCGCCACGACCTTCTCGCCGAAGCGGCAGGTCACGCGGCGCTCTTCGTACCAAGCGGCGTCATGGGTGACGATCTCTTCGTAGGTCTTCTCGCCCGACAGCACCGGCGACAGCATCAGGCGGTTGTAGTTGCCGCGCGGCTCGGCGTTGAAGAGGGTGATGTCATAGGCTTCGGGGCTGGCGTCGATCAGATGCTCGAGCATGCGGCCAGAGGCCATGCCGGCACCGATCACGATGAGTTTCTTCGCCATCTCGGTCACTCCGCTGCAAGCGCCGCGGGGGCGGCTTTGGGTTTGGGCTTGGCGCCGTGCTCGTATTCTTCGAGGAAATCGAGCACCTCTTGGCGGTAGGCGTAATAATCGGGATGCTCGAGCAGCGCCTTGCGGGTGCGCGGGCGGGGCAGGTTCACATCGGTGATCTTGCCGATGGTGGCCTGCGGGCCGTTGGTCATCATCACCACGCGGTCGGCCAGAAGGATCGCCTCGTCGACGTCATGGGTGACGCAGATCGCGGTGACCTTGGTGCGGGACCAGACCTCCATCAGCACCTCCTGAAGCTCCCAGCGGGTGAGGCTGTCGAGCATGCCGAAGGGCTCATCGAGCAGCAGCAGCTTGGGCGAGAGGGCGAAGGCGCGGGCGATGCCGACGCGCTGCTTCATGCCGTTGGACATATCGGCGGCGCCGCGGTCCATGGCATCGGCAAGGCCGACCCGCTCGAGGTAATATTCCACCACGTCCTGACGCTCGGCCTGCGACGCCTTGGGGTAGACCTTGTCGACCCCGATGGCGCAGTTCTCGCGGGCGGTGAGCCACGGGAAGAGGTTCGGCGACTGGAACACCACGGCGCGCTCGGGATCGGCGCCTTCCACATGGCGGCCATCAAGCTTGATCGCGCCCTTGGAGATGCCGTTCAGCCCTGCCGCCATGGTCAGCACCGTGGACTTGCCGCAGCCCGAGTGGCCGATCAGCGAGATGAACTCGCCGCGGTTGATCTTGAGGTTGAAGTCCTCGACCACCGTGAGCGGACCCTTCGGCGTGGGGTAGATTTTGTGGAGCTGCGAGAAGTCGAGGAAGCGCTCTTCGATCAGCCCTTCCTGCGCCTGCTGCACGGCGGCGGGCACGGCGTGGATCGGGGTGACATTGGGCAGGATGCGCGAGCCTTCGACCTTGCCCTTGATGCCGACGTCCATGAGGTAGCCGGTGACCTCGGCGCGCAGCTTCTTGAACCCCTCGTGGTGGTTCATCTCGCTGCGTTCGCGCGGGCGGGGAATGTCGACGCGGAACTCTGCGCCGAGCGTGCCATCGGGGTTCAGCGCTATGATCCGGTCGGCGAGGGTGATCGCCTCGTCGACGTCATTGGTGATCAGCACGCAGGTTTTTTTGTCCTGCTCCCAGATCGCCTCGATCTCGTCGGCGAGGTTGGCGCGGGTCAGCGCGTCGAGCGCCGACAGCGGCTCGTCGAGCAGCAGCACCTCGGGCGACATGGCGAGCGCACGGGCGACGTTGACCCGCTGGCGCATGCCTCCCGACAGTTCCGCCGGGCGGCGGTGGATGGCGTGGCTCAGGCCGACCATCTTGATGTAGTGGCGGGTCTTGCGGGTCTTCTCGTTCTTGGTCATCTCGGGGAAGACCGCGTCGAGCGCGAGGCGCACGTTGCCCTCGACCGTCAGCCACGGCATCAGCGAGTAGTTCTGGAAGATCACGCCGCGCTCGGGGCCGGGGCCCTCGATGTCGAACCCTTTGAAGGTGACGCGGCCCTTTGTGGGCTTTTCGAGCCCGGCCATCAGGTTGATCAGCGTGGTCTTGCCGGTGCCGGAGAAGCCGAGGATCACGAGGAACTCGCCTTCTTCCACCGAGAGGTTGATGTCCTTCAGCACATGGGTCGCTTGCGTGCCCTCGCCGAAGCTTTTCGAGACGTTCTGGAACTCTAGGATGCTCATCGCACTTCCTTTCGCGCTTTGGCTTCGCTTGCTTGAGCGCCGCTCAGCGGTTGTTCGAGAAGGTGAAGAGGGACTGCAGGGCATACATCACGCGGTCCAGCAGGAAGCCGATGATGCCGATGGTGAAGACCGCGACCATGATCTTGGCCAGCGAGGAGGACGAGCCGTTCTGGAACTCATCCCACACGAACTTGCCGAGGCCGGGGTTCTGGGCGAGCATCTCGGCGGCGATCAGCACCATCCAGCCCACACCGAGCGACAGGCGCAGACCGGTGAAGATCAGCGGCAGGGCCGAGGGCAGCACCAGCTTGGTGATCTTGGTGTAGGTGTTCATCTTGAGCACCTTCGAGACGTTCACCAGATCCTTGTCGATCGAGGCCACGCCAAGCGCGGTGTTGATCAGCGTCGGCCAGAGCGAGCAGAGCGTCACGGTGATCGCCGAGATCAGGAAGGATTTCGAGAACATGCCGTCGTTGGTGGCATAGGCGGCCGAGACCACCATGGTGACGATCGGCAGCCATGCCAGCGGCGAGACCGGCTTGAAGATCTGCACCAGCGGGTTGATCGCGGCGTTGGCGGTGGGCGAAAGGCCCGCGCAGATGCCCAGCGGAATGGCCACGGCGGAGGCGATCAGGAAGCCGAAGAACACGGTTTTGATCGAGGTCCAGATCTGCTGGTAGTAGCTCGGCGCGCCGGTATAGGCGACGTCCTTGACCTGATCCGCCTTGCCCGCGGCGATCAGCTTTTCGTTGCGCTTGTCGACCATGGCTTCGAATTTGGCTTGCTTGGCCGCCTTGGCCTGCGCATCGGCGTGCAGGTTGACCGCCTCGCTCCAGACCTGCGCCGGGCCGGGCACCGCGCCGAGCGAGGTTTGCACCTGCGGCGCCAGCGTGCCCCAGAGCACGAGGAATGCGGCGATGGCGACCAGCGGAACGCCCAGCAAACGCCAGACGTCCTTCATCTGGGCCTTGGGGTTGTCGCCAGCGGCGGCCTTGAGCAGCGGCGTGATCCAGGCAAGGCCGAGGACCTTGAACCATGCATCGGCCTTGTTGATGCGGGTGAACAGACGCGCCCGGCGAGCCTCGCGTTCGGCGTCTCGGGCGAAATCGGGATCGACGGTGGTCATGATGTCCGGTCCTTGATCTGGATGGCGCGGGCGGGAGGGGCGCGCATCGGGAGGAGGAAGAGGTGAGGGTCTGGGTATCTGCTAGGAAAGTGGCCGGGCGTCAGAGGGAGCGCCGCCCGGCCTCAGGTGAGGCTGAAGAGGTCAGCCCTGAACTTCGTTGCCGATGACCTTCTGGTCGCCTTTCAGGCCGATCGGCAGGCTGTCGAGATAGGCGTTCGGAGCTTTGCCGTCGTAGGCGATGCCGTCGATGATGTCCTCGGCCGGGGTCGGTGCCTTGTAGCCGTCGCTGTCCCACGGGAAGTCGGCTTCATTGGCAAGGCCTTCGTCGACCAGCGCGCGGGCGGCTTCGAGGTAGATCTCGGGCTTGTAGACCGACTTGGCGACCTCATCGTACCAGCTGTCGGACTTGGCTTCGGCGATCTGGCCCCAGCGGCGCATC encodes:
- a CDS encoding ABC transporter permease — protein: MTTVDPDFARDAEREARRARLFTRINKADAWFKVLGLAWITPLLKAAAGDNPKAQMKDVWRLLGVPLVAIAAFLVLWGTLAPQVQTSLGAVPGPAQVWSEAVNLHADAQAKAAKQAKFEAMVDKRNEKLIAAGKADQVKDVAYTGAPSYYQQIWTSIKTVFFGFLIASAVAIPLGICAGLSPTANAAINPLVQIFKPVSPLAWLPIVTMVVSAAYATNDGMFSKSFLISAITVTLCSLWPTLINTALGVASIDKDLVNVSKVLKMNTYTKITKLVLPSALPLIFTGLRLSLGVGWMVLIAAEMLAQNPGLGKFVWDEFQNGSSSSLAKIMVAVFTIGIIGFLLDRVMYALQSLFTFSNNR
- the nirD gene encoding nitrite reductase small subunit NirD translates to MSWIDIGHIDDVPLRGARLVKTPVGCVAIFRTAEAEVFAASNSCPHKAGPLSEGIVHGQKVTCPLHNWVFDLNTGEAQGADEGRIATYPVRLEGERILLDGVAVGKRSAA
- the nirB gene encoding nitrite reductase large subunit NirB, which gives rise to MAKKLIVIGAGMASGRMLEHLIDASPEAYDITLFNAEPRGNYNRLMLSPVLSGEKTYEEIVTHDAAWYEERRVTCRFGEKVVAIDTEKKVVTGEKGALPYDKLVIATGSNPFIIPLPGHDLEGVIPYRDLEDTEAMMALGAGKRAVVIGGGLLGLEAAAGMAARGTEVDVVHIMGHLMERQLDEAAGYLLRKSLVDKGIRIHCKANSKQILADDNGHVRALQLDDGTELPCDLLVMAVGIRPSTALGKEAGLEVNRGIVVDDHMVTSNPDVLALGECVEHAGAIFGLVAPLYDQAKVLAKTLLGEEARFVQKEVATKLKVTGCDLFSAGDFAEGEGREDIVFRDPARGVYKRLILEGNRLIGAVMYGDTADGAWFHGLIKDGECVEEMRETLIFGPAYQGGAAADPMAAVAALPRDAEICGCNGVCKGQIEDAITAGAGDLGAVRAKTKASASCGTCTGLVEQILAVTLGDDFVIPAAQSVCGCTDLSHEDVRRLIKSQELKSQEAVWQELGWTTRNGCHVCRPAVNFYLLADWPLDYVDDPQSRFVNERNHANIQKDGTYSVMPRMWGGMTTPQELMAIAQAAEKYGATVKVTGGQRIDLLGVKKEDLPAIWHDLNEAGMVSGHAYTKGLRTVKTCVGSEWCRFGTQDSTGLGIALERRLWGSWTPHKVKLGVSGCPRNCAEATCKDVGIVCVDSGFQIGVAGAAGMDVKETERLVDVPTEEEAIEWTVAFVQLYREHAKYLDRPYKWVAKVGLDWVKETLADAAERQALVERFDLSQSVYQKDPWAERAKPEVARRFHPLADLTLEAAE
- a CDS encoding ABC transporter ATP-binding protein, producing MSILEFQNVSKSFGEGTQATHVLKDINLSVEEGEFLVILGFSGTGKTTLINLMAGLEKPTKGRVTFKGFDIEGPGPERGVIFQNYSLMPWLTVEGNVRLALDAVFPEMTKNEKTRKTRHYIKMVGLSHAIHRRPAELSGGMRQRVNVARALAMSPEVLLLDEPLSALDALTRANLADEIEAIWEQDKKTCVLITNDVDEAITLADRIIALNPDGTLGAEFRVDIPRPRERSEMNHHEGFKKLRAEVTGYLMDVGIKGKVEGSRILPNVTPIHAVPAAVQQAQEGLIEERFLDFSQLHKIYPTPKGPLTVVEDFNLKINRGEFISLIGHSGCGKSTVLTMAAGLNGISKGAIKLDGRHVEGADPERAVVFQSPNLFPWLTARENCAIGVDKVYPKASQAERQDVVEYYLERVGLADAMDRGAADMSNGMKQRVGIARAFALSPKLLLLDEPFGMLDSLTRWELQEVLMEVWSRTKVTAICVTHDVDEAILLADRVVMMTNGPQATIGKITDVNLPRPRTRKALLEHPDYYAYRQEVLDFLEEYEHGAKPKPKAAPAALAAE